ATGTTTTGGCGATATAATTACTGAGATCATCAACATcggagcgattatcctcaatcttttcgcaattttacctccaTAAAATAAcgttcaataaaatcgaaattttatctcaatttattatCTCGACTTTTTGTTCGATGGTATTAACCGATGGTTCGACGATAAACCGTCGTCAATTGAATCgcaaattttattgcaattttatgcgATGGAATCGCAATTTATCCGATACCTAATactgcaataaatcgacgtcgatacGATCGCGATACATTTCCGATTAAATCGAAACTTATctcgatcactgctacttggggtaGGTTACAATTCACTCAAACTCAAAGCTtacttctcaaaaaaaaatatattaattttggTTGGTTGGTTGAAACTTGCTCAGTCATTTCTCTATGTCTTTATCTTTTCAATTTATGTTCCAGTTTCGATAGGAGGAATTATTGGCCTGTTTCTTGGACTTAGTATGATTGATGTGATCGAATTAATTCACTATATTTGTATTAAGGGGAATCCGTACATAACATGTCGATGAAACGATAAAATCACTGttcatttagccacggctcatGTCGCAACGCAAatggattgtattcgatacatcgaacaggtgagattgtatcgagatcgattggttcaacatgaaTATAGCCTCGAAAATCAATTGAGTAAGCCGAGGGAAAGGATTTTTGTGATAGAATTGTGATTCTCATGAGtacaaaattacaatgaaaggtgaaatttttaggaattttaaggcATTTGATATGCCGCCTCAGTcgattttgtcatgaataattaccaaatataagagcgtttttcctccttcttacctccgtttctttttttctttatccctTCTTTTCTCCTCATGAAGGGCCGGATAAGACGGAGTGCCGGGGTGGCCTGGTTTCCCTCAGAAATCTTCTTGGCTTCTACCAGGAAATGTGAAGGATTTTGCTTAGCGCATGATATACCtatctttaattttgaaaattagattgAATTTTTCGGTAAGAGTAGCTTGAAATTGCTCCTGAAAAGACTAAATTCTTCAACATTTTCCGGGAGAGGCTCCCCGAACACACCTTTAAAGCTAGGAGAATTCCCCAAACACTCTTTTGAAGCGAATAGGGTCCCGCAGACCCCCCTTGATGAGGTACCCTTGAAgcttctgccccccccccccccccgaaaagtTCCTAATTCCGCCCATGCTGCTGCCTACCTGgtgtataaaaaattaattaaatttcttgagaaaaattcaagagCCTCCCCCTCATTCATTAGATACCATGTGGTTAATTTTCATATGTATTATAAAATGACATTTTATGAGTGATAACATAACTTTCGGTTCGAAGATCGCAATATGACCATCTCTAGCGAgggtttttgagattttttaataGCGATAGTTTGACACatatggaaaattttgaaatttcgacccgagaaagttcaaaacgCGCTATAAATAATGGAGCCAATGCGACTGGTAAAAAAAGGACTGGATATAGCCAGGCCTGGTACCATCTTCCTCGGATAACCGCCTGGAGCAcgtaattttgagttttttgacGCGTATGcgaaaatgtttgaactttcGATTCGAGGAAGTTCAGAACGCACTATAAATATGCATCTGGTGCGACTGGTCGAAAGAGGACCGGGTGACCATCTATAGAGCAcggaatttcgagtttttttaactgcaatattttaacagttgtggatatttttgaaatttcgatccAAGAAAATTTAGAACGCGCCATAAGTAGGTAATGACAATCCCATTCAAAGTTCGTTTCATGTGTGCCATTAAAGTAACACACCTGTACAGCCATAAGTACACGTGACGACCTAACTCGAACATAATAAGAGCCgcattgttaatttttttagctccaaaatttgaataagaagacagtttttttcttcttttcgtcTATCTTCCACACTTTTTTCTTGCACTATGATTACATGCCATTTTACTCGGCGATGCAACGggattgaaaaattattaaaaacccTTCAACCTTCCCCATTTACTTTTGAGGTCCATCAAAAAGCTAACTATGATCGATCCAGCCGCTATTCGCAGACAAAAACATTCGTCCACTTCAGTGTTTCGAATCGAGAAGCGAAGTAGTGTTATTTCCGGCAGCTGACAGCGTCTGCGAgtaaaaatcgccttcaaaatcaAGAGCATGCAATCTTACGTGACGCTGCGCTGGTGACTTGATGCTTCAGGTCCGattttgtttttggtttttGGATCCGCGAATGTCATACCTAGAACGTGAAAGATCCTTGACTGATCCTGGCAGATGCTCCAAACTAATATctgaatgtttaatttttatagTTTATTTATATTCAGCAAAATTTGAACAGGAAACGGGTGAAAAAAATCGACTCGACTCTCGGTGTTTGGTGCTGTTATCGACATCGGCTGCTAGAGAGCGCTGAGGTAACCGTGTATCAACGCTGTGTGCGTCGTCACAGGGCATGGGGTTCTTGTTCATGCTTTACTCCATGgttatttgttttcattttgtagattaaaatgataatgaattttCGTGCATCGTGATTTGTTCTTTCGACGAGAAAATTTGTGGTCAACTTTAACCAGCAGTTATTTTCGGAAAgtttattttgcattttcacGCATAGCTATTCAATGAAACTTTACCTCTAGCGTTGAGTTTATCCTTGAACTTTCAGGTTCTTGTGGTCGTGTGTGATCTTCGAGCCCTCCCCGTGAATGCACTCTCAACATGAGCTCTAGCCAGCAAATGAATATGGTATGTAAGGATGCAAGATGTTGTCTCCACGTCATCTAATTTTCTCTAGTGCATCTAATACCCAGTAATTAAACAATCTCAGTGGTAGCAATAATGATTTTATCACCATACTGAGGGCTCCAGGTCCATTGTTAAATGATAACATTATACACTGGTGTAATGGTGGCCAGAGAAGTTGTTGTTTTAGGTGCACTTGCTACTCTCTATTTTCCCAAATTGTCCCAGGCTAATTATATCATGAGAATATAATTCCATAATTGCGTGGGCTATTCTCTGTTACATCTTAGCACAATGTATATCAGTTGAGTCTTAGGTGACAATTTTTTGTAATGAGGTAATGCAGAAACACTGTGTTTGACACATAATTAAGTAATTCACCATGATCCTTCAAACGCTCTCATCCATGTGGTTTTCTTGAATTAATCTTATGGCATCTTGCTTGTCACAGCCTGTGCTTATCAGACTACTTCTCTTTTGCTATATGCTCGGGATATGAAATTACATACCGCTAAAGTGGAAACGGGCTATAGGGTTCATATCAAAGTAATTAGACGTGTCGTCAGATAAGTTGACCATTGTTTACTTTTGGTTTGCGAGCGTTTTTacgtcactactatccacataaAAACATCAGTCTCTTGTGAAAGCAAGAACGCAAGCTTAGATTAATTtcttaatactttcaaaccttgtaacactttaatttttagccaagCAGAAATCACAACATCATGAAAGTTGCGAATCATaatgataagtagtttttttacgatacaaTTTTAAGACAAAAGTTTTCAAGGTGGATATTAGCGAACGCCCTCATGTGCAGAGGCCTAAATTCGTCGTCTGCGCTTGCGAACCATAGTCAACTTATCTGACGACACCTCGAACCATCTTTTGAAGGAAAGACGGAAGTTTTTCAGTCTTTATTCTAGGACTCGGTTTTAATTCTGAAATCGAAAATGATTTTCTGCATTGCGTCAAATCACCATCAAATTTGTTTGGCATAGTTCTAGCAGTCGTATCATCTCTGATGTTACATGAAGTGAGATTTGTCACTGAGGTTTCTGTAGGAAACAGGAAATCTGGGGATTGAAAACGCAAAAGTTTATGAAGAATAGCAAGAAAGAACACTAATAAAAGAAGAAACCCAGAGAGAGtaaaaaacactgtaaaaatgTCGGCCGAACTGTACGTAATGAGGTGGTAAAATAATGATGGGCCCACACTTTAGCAGGGAAAGCAAGGCTAAGaagttcaatcattttaattgaagtaaaaaaattgagttcttgTGAGTGGCAATGCAAGACAAAGGAGGGAGAGTGTTCAGGTCAGGCAGATGCATTGGAATGTTAAGCTGGAGTCACGCTGAGAGATCCATAATGTCTCGGGTCTTTTTGGACATCATCAGTAGATCGCATTCGTCGGTGACCTGAGTTTAGCATCCTGCAAAATATAAGGTGGCATTGAAATGCCGGCATGAATACAATATTTACGAGACATGACGCAATAGTGTGATTCAAtttgagctcaaattttttactctaattgaaatttttgaatgtctTAGCCTTGTTTTCCCTGCACAAAAGTGCGcattattttaccaccttgtatCTTTAAGTAACTTGACAGCAACACTATGTAGGAGTCTTACAAAAGAACTGAAGAGACTTATTAAGATTTTGAATCGCTATAGATGTCTGTCACAATTAGGCAAGTACTGATTTGTTAAGTTTTGATCTATTCTTATTTGAAGCATCACAATAGATAAGAACAAAACCTATAAAACAAACGGAATATGAAGGCTAGATAAGTCGGccattgtttttttctgtttgaagATGTCTCTTTGTTGCTGTCTAGTATTAATTGAGGATTCCTCAAGATCGCTTGTTGCTGTGTGCAGATAAATAAATGAGTCCTGCGCCTGAAAGTCACAAGTATACAACTGCAAACTTTTTTCTTAGTCACTACCTCAATTGAATTCTGTACGATCAATCCCTGTTTTTATATGGACTATTATACTGCACCCTGTCTAAATCAGTCCTTAGACAGAATGGACAATAAGGAATTTGCTGCATATAGAACACCAGCAGAAAAATATCTGATCTCCGTATCAGAGTTTGTCTATTTAAGTAGTGGATAGTGACATATTGTATGTAACCGTAAACGTAATTATCTTGGTTTTTTCTTCCCTAGGAGCCCCACTCTAATGCACCTATCAGCACACCAATGAGCACATTTCACCCTGATTCTGGACCGCTAACAGTTATTTTACCTCCTGACTTGCCTGCCAATATGCACCCACACGAAAACAACAGTAACCTAATGCCACCACCTTCTGTCAGCGAGCCTCCTCAGTATTTTCATATCAACACTGTAAGTAGTCAGTTTACTTTTTTAAGTGCACATCTTTTGTGCCGCATTTTTTCCATGGGACCCTCCAaacatgaaaatatgaaaaatcgtGGCTTACCACGTACTTTGTTCGTGACACCCAACTTCAAGCAGGGGTTTTCATTTACAAGAGGtagcaaagttcaaaataatgtTCAAAGTGCATACTGCATTTATATATGTTTTGAAGAATGTAATTAAACACACAAAGATTTGATTTTGATAACAATTTTTAACTGAAACCAAGTAATTTCATTTCGCTCATGATGTGTCCAAGGAACGTCACTTGAACTTTTTGTCTGATTTGGATGTGTTACTTTATCAAAGTAATTTTACATTGTGCTaagctttttctcttttttcttaatttttagatGTCCTCAGAGGAAATCCCGCCCCCAAAGCTTGATTTTTCGGCTCCACCTCCGTATGAAACGGCTACCAAATTACCAACTTATGAAGAAGTACAAAGAGAAAAGTCAATGCAAGGAGAAATTCCTGACGTAAGTTCTGAataagaattttaattttttttttattttgcaccgGTTCTGATTGCTTTTTGTCACGTTCAAATGATATGGAATCTTTATAGTCATTTTCTAGCGGTCGGTATTAAAAACGTGCTGTGTGTGTATATGTGCAACTGTTTAACAAGCACATGAAAATGTTTATACTGCAGTTGTTGAAgtaattaaaacaaaaagaaagaaaaagtattGAAACATGAACAtattctttatagctacatcaTTAAAAACATGTTAATTTCACTACATGTCATGTTGTCATAAACATTTCATTTACAAATAGCaacatctttaatttttcaactttttatccTAAGAAAAGCAAGGTGAATAGAAAACTTATAACTCCTCATATAACTTCAAAGCCTACAATTTACAATCATTTTCcaactcaagatttttttttacatgtccCTCAGTAATGATTCATATGCGATAGCTAAAATTTCTTGCGGTTGCAAAAGTTTCTACCGgaagaatgaaaattttgcagggAAAATATTAGAAGAAAATACTATAGACCAAACTACCTCAAAATCTTTGAATATGCTGTTGTTCCCATCAAACCTGCTGCTTTAAAGAAGAATGTTTTACCGTCTTCTTTGCTTTGATGCTACAATTTTTGTAgtatttttcatcagaaaatatttttatcatgttTCTTATCTGCTCATAGGTTCCTCCAGCTACTGTACATAGACCTCAAACTTACGCATTTTTTGCAATTGATGCGGAAGCTGCCAATCAGGCGGATGCAGACTCAGGGCTTCTGGGAACAGATGTTATGTTTTTTGCTGCTTTTCTTGGTAACTACATTTTCTGACTAAACAGACATGTTGTAACTTCTAAATTTAATGTTACTAAACAGTTTGAATCTTGcaatgattaaaattttttagacaGCATCTATCTTCTTTGAAGATGGATTAAATTTAACTTCAGTTGTCCAGACGCTTGATTCGGTGTACTTTTGTGGTGTACTAATGTCTTTCATAATCGTCAGAAATTCTTTAAATGCAAAtctattcaattttaatttcacataCACGTGAATTTAATTCTTTGTTTGTGTTAAGAAATATATCATTAAAAATTAGCTTTAAACTTGATTAGCTGTTAGGgacattatttaaattttttaatcttttactcattttgaattttttattttccagttgCATTCCTTTTCAATTGGGTCGGATTTTTGTTGTTTATGTGTTTTTGTCGAACTGTTGCTGCTCGATATGGTGCTCTGGCCGGGTTCGGTCTGTCTTTGGCCAAGTGGACACTCATTGTCAAAAATAATACTGAGTTCGCCTCTACAGAAAATAGTTGGTTGTGGTGGCTAATTATGGCTTTTGGTAAGTTTTGTATGTTttgtctttaaaaattttaaccaaTTGACTAATgtatttttgataaattatGCAAAAGTCcgtaaaaaacaattaaaaattatcCTAAAACTCACCCTGAGGTTGAAACTTGATATATGTATCAAGCACTCATAGAAAGTTAACCAAGGAAACAGGAATACTTAGTCATGATGCTTTTATATTGTCAATTCATTGCTCTTTAAATCCTGAAAATCATTGAATgagcaaaaatcaggaaaatttaagCTCATTAAGTTCGACCATAGGATAATACAAAAAAATCCGCGAATACTGAAACCATACGCTTACAGGAAAAAGGAGGTTCGGTGCCGGTGGTGGGGAAAAACGctgatttttactgattttcatcACGTACCTAGTCtttttttgagaagaaactTCGAAGAGTAGTTTGCTTCAGGTGCTGCATACTGTTGATTCATTGAGGTTATATAATTGCTCAAATGCGCTGTTGCTTAGACCTTCTCTCAGCTTATTTAGAATCCCTAACTTTTTAACAAGCAACAAGGCAGATGTAACAAGCTTCGGCGGATTAACATCATTGGGTATGCGGCATCTTTTTTTGagacatttcgattttttttacacttttaatTTGGACAAAATTGGAATAGGTATCACTAAAAATTTACGAGAATTTTGAAGCTTAGAACTCGACTGTTCACATATAACTTTTCCAATTCAGAATCCTCAGCAACACTGTGGCATCATTCAAACATAGAAATATAAAACTTATGATtgtagtggggccgataagtggaaaatatcataagaatcgtgcacttctggaagaaagcatgaaaatttcagggattcatctctaccctatagacattcgattcagacatagaccccaaaaatctgagccccctgggggggcaggggggcccccaaattttgaattttgaataactactgaacggctaatgttagcgtaattttttttaagcaggacgataggaaattttatcaggaacaaaaatggttcttatgaatttttctgtgggatcgatatttaaggcgtgaaacgggaaaaaccatcgggggacggggagccggccgttctgaggcagatccgcgcgctgcgctgtttgcccgggacgcgcgcggcggcgcagtacggtgttaccgacgaaacagccgcttgtcttggtttaatctcaacgatgcgcagttttaaaaataataatgaatttaccgtactgcctaaatacttttcctcAGTAATATAAGCTCTACTTTTTACTAGTAATacataaaaacaagcaaaagcgaaatactccaatgtgagagcgccgagtcaataggagggatcggtcatcgcgcatcacgcgtcttgttttctctgaatgcagagcttttccgacctcattacagagtaaattacccttTCCTCACGTAAGTTTTGTAcaggattacatttttttaagatattagagcgaaataacaagttttaatacgattttgacccactttttcatgactattggaaatggcggatccttcgtaacttatttttagcttatttttcatgttactttcggcgaatgagacaatgagctgcttacataaccatgaattttgcaaaacttggtAGAGATATTAATTGAGGAgtgaggagggaggggaggggggctccaCAGTCCCTTCGCCACTAtaaggttaccagatttccttcaaaatgaaggaaatatcgtttttcgttcatgttcattggtttctcgcaattgcataggtactgattcatacggaacattccgacaatgttcttttctcctctttttccctccagccagtcaatagaagttttcattttcatgaactccctattttttcagttattcaacaaatatgcatatttaaaaaaaaaatagaacaatacattaaataaatgataaaaaagaagatatctgaatactatcgcctctttttatcgagtcatccttGAAGATATTATTGGTACTTACCACGACACATAGAAAATGGaatgagcagtaaaaaaaatccatgtatattATCTTACATTTTGTTGTATGGAATTTAGAgtggagttggtaacatttgttttgaaaaaaatattaatataggaggaaatttatttatcatgcaggttctgattctttaaagaacctctgagaaggaccaggcctcaggaagaaattcattgcatttcttctttttcaatccgcaaatctcgtaccgatttttgatttgtatggagctcatggaagagttctaggtaagtatgtcggagacaattttcaagaaacgggacttgcaaaatatgcaatgcacaaaacgtacaccttaaactttatcgtacattataacactgatcgaattagctttagagattatcaaaaggttaatttatcgtcaaaatatcaaaaaatcagtcaaaattagcatcagtaatcagttgcaaaattaccgagattgcggAATATCGTACCTATGATGCGCTGACATAAGAGCAGGATAGGTTCCCAGTActtaggcgcgacttcctatc
This window of the Bemisia tabaci chromosome 3, PGI_BMITA_v3 genome carries:
- the Ndfip gene encoding NEDD4 family-interacting protein 1; the encoded protein is MSSSQQMNMEPHSNAPISTPMSTFHPDSGPLTVILPPDLPANMHPHENNSNLMPPPSVSEPPQYFHINTMSSEEIPPPKLDFSAPPPYETATKLPTYEEVQREKSMQGEIPDVPPATVHRPQTYAFFAIDAEAANQADADSGLLGTDVMFFAAFLVAFLFNWVGFLLFMCFCRTVAARYGALAGFGLSLAKWTLIVKNNTEFASTENSWLWWLIMAFGILICIRAIIQYLNIKRGWRLLSGTAQERLLFFY